A region of Carnobacterium gallinarum DSM 4847 DNA encodes the following proteins:
- a CDS encoding DUF4956 domain-containing protein, which yields MLASILPSTTGDITVLQILLCTATSLILGIGAASVHMYRNVYTKSFIVTLAILPVLVQTVIMLVNGNLGTGVAVLGAFSLIRFRSVAGGAREISSIFWAMGIGLATGMGYLVYVALFSVIIGTMLLLLNTLHFGQNKTAEKSLKITIPENLDYTELFDDLFEKYTYTSSLTRVKTTNMGSLYELVYQIMLKDTAQEKNLIDEVRRRNGNLTIICGKVATNKDEL from the coding sequence ATGTTAGCTAGTATTTTACCATCAACAACCGGAGATATTACTGTTTTACAAATTTTATTATGCACAGCCACTTCATTGATTTTAGGAATTGGAGCTGCTTCTGTCCATATGTATCGCAATGTTTACACTAAAAGTTTTATTGTTACGTTAGCTATTTTACCTGTATTAGTCCAAACGGTGATTATGTTAGTCAATGGGAATTTAGGAACTGGTGTCGCTGTTTTAGGTGCCTTTAGTTTGATCCGCTTTCGTTCAGTAGCCGGGGGTGCAAGAGAAATCAGTAGTATTTTCTGGGCAATGGGTATTGGCTTAGCAACAGGAATGGGCTACCTAGTTTATGTGGCGCTTTTCTCAGTAATTATTGGTACAATGCTACTTCTATTAAACACCCTTCATTTTGGTCAAAATAAAACAGCAGAAAAATCCTTAAAAATTACAATTCCTGAAAATTTGGATTACACAGAACTATTTGATGATTTATTTGAAAAATATACCTATACTTCGAGTTTAACTCGGGTGAAAACAACGAATATGGGAAGCTTATATGAGTTGGTTTATCAAATTATGTTAAAAGATACTGCCCAAGAAAAAAACTTAATTGATGAAGTGCGCCGCCGGAATGGCAACTTAACGATTATTTGTGGCAAAGTCGCTACTAATAAAGATGAACTTTAA
- a CDS encoding carbohydrate-binding domain-containing protein encodes MKIFPKKIVLATLILVALAGCGTKNETSSTDTNKTTATQTSASTTTTDKAKELSAVSKADTSGLFGSYSDTDKETTWEEGNATKITLQQDAIKIDGSGAAATDSTVTITAAGTYILSGSLSDGQISVNANKEDTVRIILNGVDLTSTTTAPIYIQQADQTTITLADGTKNTVSDATDYVYPDATTDEPDAAIFSKDDLTINGTGSLTVNGNYKNGITSKDDLVITGGIFKVTAKNNGIRGKDSLSILAGTFDIEAENDGLQATNATDLEQGLINIDGGTYQIKAGHDGIQAETNLNISDGTFKITTGAGSEDATKKNNSTQSTNATSDSETSDSYKGLKAGSNLVVNQGTFTIDAEDDALHTNGTITINQGIFDIATGDDGIHADDTLTITNGTIAIKQSYEGLEAATIAISGGDIQVVSSDDGINAGGGSDGSTDGPGPGGQMDNFAPGNSTSGDYLLTISGGTIQVDASGDGLDSNGDIQMSGGTVLVNGPTDSGNGALDYDGTFDLTGGVLVAAGSSGMAEMPSDSSSQSSLNLVFSNAQKAGTLIHLASDSSEELMTFSPTKDFQSIIVSTPKLTENTSYTLYSGGSHSGKQTGGMYHDGTYTSGTKLTEVTLSTTNTSISETGEAVTTGMGGGMGMRNGGETPPKQP; translated from the coding sequence ATGAAAATATTTCCTAAAAAAATTGTACTGGCAACATTGATATTAGTCGCTTTAGCTGGTTGCGGAACTAAGAATGAGACTAGTTCAACGGATACAAATAAAACAACAGCAACTCAAACTAGTGCATCCACCACTACAACAGACAAAGCTAAAGAATTATCAGCTGTTTCAAAAGCTGATACAAGTGGCTTATTTGGTAGCTATAGTGATACCGATAAAGAAACGACTTGGGAGGAAGGAAACGCAACAAAAATCACGTTGCAACAAGATGCTATCAAAATCGACGGCTCTGGTGCAGCAGCAACAGATAGCACGGTAACCATTACAGCTGCTGGAACTTATATACTAAGCGGCTCTTTAAGTGATGGACAAATTAGTGTAAATGCTAATAAAGAGGATACTGTTCGTATTATTTTAAATGGTGTTGACCTGACTAGCACTACTACTGCTCCAATTTATATTCAACAGGCCGATCAGACGACCATTACATTAGCTGATGGAACAAAAAATACCGTCAGCGATGCAACAGACTATGTCTATCCAGATGCAACTACAGATGAACCAGATGCAGCAATTTTTAGTAAAGATGATTTAACGATTAATGGGACTGGTTCCTTAACGGTTAACGGCAATTACAAAAATGGAATCACTAGTAAAGATGACTTAGTTATCACTGGAGGAATCTTCAAGGTAACCGCTAAAAATAATGGCATTCGTGGAAAAGATTCACTATCCATTTTAGCAGGAACATTTGATATTGAAGCTGAAAACGATGGACTTCAAGCAACCAATGCAACTGATCTTGAGCAAGGATTAATCAATATTGATGGTGGAACTTATCAAATAAAGGCAGGTCATGACGGCATTCAAGCTGAAACCAATTTAAATATTTCTGATGGAACATTTAAGATTACGACTGGTGCTGGTAGTGAAGATGCAACAAAGAAAAACAATTCGACTCAATCAACCAATGCAACCTCTGATTCTGAAACTTCAGATAGTTATAAAGGTCTGAAAGCTGGTAGCAATTTAGTCGTCAATCAAGGAACATTTACAATTGACGCAGAAGATGATGCTCTTCATACAAATGGGACAATTACAATTAATCAAGGAATTTTTGACATTGCTACTGGTGACGATGGCATTCATGCTGATGATACCTTAACTATTACAAATGGAACTATCGCTATTAAACAATCTTATGAAGGACTAGAAGCAGCCACTATTGCTATTTCAGGTGGTGATATCCAAGTTGTGAGTTCTGATGATGGTATCAATGCTGGTGGTGGCAGTGATGGCTCTACTGATGGACCAGGACCAGGTGGACAAATGGACAACTTTGCTCCAGGTAATAGTACTAGTGGTGATTATTTATTAACTATTAGTGGTGGAACCATTCAAGTTGATGCATCTGGTGATGGACTTGATTCAAATGGTGATATTCAAATGAGTGGTGGAACTGTTTTAGTGAATGGTCCAACAGATAGTGGCAATGGTGCATTGGATTATGATGGAACTTTTGATTTAACTGGCGGTGTGTTAGTTGCTGCTGGAAGTTCAGGAATGGCTGAAATGCCTAGTGATTCTTCATCTCAATCTTCTTTAAATTTAGTTTTCTCTAATGCACAAAAAGCTGGCACTCTTATCCATCTTGCTTCTGATTCTAGTGAGGAACTTATGACATTTTCTCCAACAAAAGATTTTCAATCAATTATTGTCAGCACACCAAAACTAACTGAAAATACTAGCTATACTCTTTATTCTGGTGGTAGTCATTCAGGCAAACAAACAGGTGGTATGTATCATGATGGAACCTATACAAGTGGGACTAAATTAACCGAAGTTACCCTTTCAACAACCAATACTAGCATCTCAGAAACAGGAGAAGCTGTTACTACTGGAATGGGCGGTGGTATGGGAATGAGAAATGGCGGTGAAACACCTCCTAAGCAACCTTAA
- a CDS encoding NCS2 family permease: MSKFFQLKENNTTIQTEIMAGLTTFLTMAYIIVVNPVILSSAGVPFNQVFMATILAAIIGTGWMALAANYPIGIAPGLGMNAYFVTVVASGVDYKTAFASVFIAGVLFLLLSFTSLREKLIIAIPETLKSAITAGIGLFIAFVGLRLSGVIVADQANLVKLGDLNSLGVILTLIGIMLSVVLMILNVRGALFISMIVIAIISFFTGQIKFDGFMALPDFGHQLMITNPITPFKDVIENGLYGAVLSFLLITIFDTTGTMIAITKKAGLMKDGNLENAKQALLADAIGTTVGAVFGTSPTSAYIESGTGVAAGGRTGLTALTIAVMFAISSFFFPLVSAISSVSAITSPALVIVGSMMMASAAEIHWDDMSEAFPAFIVIVTMPLTNSIATGLALGFITYPITKVVTGQAKAVHPLVYVFAVLFFVQLFFLGGH, encoded by the coding sequence ATGTCAAAATTCTTTCAATTGAAAGAAAATAATACAACGATTCAAACAGAAATTATGGCAGGACTTACAACCTTTTTAACAATGGCTTACATTATTGTTGTTAATCCTGTTATTCTAAGTTCTGCTGGTGTGCCATTTAACCAAGTTTTTATGGCAACAATCTTAGCAGCAATTATTGGAACAGGTTGGATGGCTTTAGCTGCTAATTATCCAATTGGAATTGCTCCTGGTTTAGGAATGAATGCTTACTTTGTAACAGTTGTTGCTAGTGGTGTTGATTATAAAACGGCTTTCGCCTCAGTCTTTATTGCGGGAGTGCTTTTCTTACTATTATCTTTTACTAGCTTACGAGAAAAATTAATTATCGCGATTCCAGAAACATTAAAATCAGCGATTACAGCAGGAATTGGACTATTTATTGCTTTCGTTGGCTTACGTTTATCTGGTGTCATTGTTGCCGATCAAGCAAACTTAGTTAAACTTGGTGATTTGAATAGTTTAGGTGTTATTTTAACGTTAATTGGGATTATGTTAAGTGTTGTTTTAATGATTTTAAATGTACGTGGTGCATTATTTATTAGTATGATTGTGATTGCAATTATTAGTTTTTTCACTGGTCAAATCAAATTTGATGGTTTTATGGCGTTGCCTGATTTTGGTCATCAATTAATGATCACAAATCCAATCACCCCTTTTAAAGATGTGATTGAAAATGGCTTATACGGAGCTGTTCTTTCTTTCTTATTAATTACAATCTTTGATACAACTGGAACCATGATTGCTATTACTAAGAAAGCAGGTTTAATGAAAGATGGCAATTTAGAAAATGCTAAACAAGCTCTTCTTGCAGATGCAATTGGAACTACTGTTGGAGCTGTTTTTGGAACAAGCCCAACAAGTGCATATATTGAGTCTGGTACAGGAGTTGCTGCAGGTGGACGAACTGGTTTAACTGCTTTGACGATAGCTGTTATGTTCGCTATTTCAAGCTTTTTCTTCCCACTTGTTAGTGCAATTTCAAGTGTTAGTGCGATTACCTCACCTGCTCTTGTTATTGTAGGTTCAATGATGATGGCTAGTGCCGCAGAAATTCATTGGGATGATATGTCAGAAGCATTTCCAGCTTTTATTGTCATTGTAACGATGCCATTAACAAACAGTATTGCTACAGGATTGGCTTTAGGTTTTATCACTTACCCAATTACTAAAGTTGTAACTGGTCAAGCAAAAGCTGTTCATCCATTAGTTTATGTCTTTGCAGTATTATTCTTTGTTCAACTATTTTTCTTAGGCGGACATTAA
- the trmL gene encoding tRNA (uridine(34)/cytosine(34)/5-carboxymethylaminomethyluridine(34)-2'-O)-methyltransferase TrmL, translated as MPNHIVLFEPQIPANTGNIARTCAATNSTLHLIEPLGFSTDDKHLKRAGLDYWNDVAIQYHPNLAAFLEVAKSGQLHLITKFGHEVYSDVDLSDSTEDHYFVFGKETTGLPEEFMREYEEECLRIPMNDEHVRSLNLSNTAAILVYEALRQQNFENMELTHHYENDKLD; from the coding sequence ATGCCAAATCATATTGTTTTATTTGAACCACAAATCCCAGCAAATACAGGGAATATTGCACGTACATGTGCTGCCACAAATAGTACCTTACATTTAATTGAACCATTAGGCTTTTCAACAGATGATAAACATCTAAAACGTGCAGGTTTAGATTATTGGAATGATGTGGCAATTCAGTATCATCCAAATCTTGCAGCATTTTTAGAGGTTGCAAAGTCAGGTCAGCTACATTTAATTACAAAATTTGGGCATGAAGTTTATAGTGATGTTGATTTATCTGATTCTACAGAAGATCATTATTTTGTTTTTGGAAAGGAAACAACAGGGTTACCCGAAGAATTTATGCGTGAATATGAAGAAGAATGTTTGAGAATCCCAATGAATGACGAACATGTCCGCTCATTAAATCTTTCTAATACAGCTGCGATTTTAGTGTATGAAGCACTGCGTCAACAAAATTTTGAAAATATGGAATTGACTCATCATTATGAAAATGACAAATTAGATTAA
- the queG gene encoding tRNA epoxyqueuosine(34) reductase QueG — MSGTSLSLKERIIAESQRIGINKIGFASAEPFIELEEKLEKQQEVGHHSGFEHPNIKERIYPELIFDQPCSIISIALAYPTKMTNVPERVKGQRRGQFARASWGTDYHDILREKMDRLIAYIKEEAQEEVTFKPMVDTGELIDVAVAQRAGLGFIGKNGLLITEEFGSYVYLGEIITNLAFAADEPVPNGCGDCTRCITGCPTDALLGDGRMNAKRCLSFQTQTKGMMPLEYRKKMGHIIYGCDICQMVCPYNKGKDFHFHEEMEPIPEDVAPLLQPLLSISNKEFKQRFGVMAGSWRGKKPIQRNAIIALANYRDKTALPELLRCIAEDPRPVIRGTAAWAVGQIASQEDDEIVSFLIEAFQKESDEEAQLEFQQAITKLKA, encoded by the coding sequence ATGAGTGGAACAAGCCTCTCACTAAAAGAACGAATAATCGCTGAGAGTCAGCGAATTGGGATTAACAAAATTGGCTTTGCATCAGCAGAACCATTTATAGAACTAGAAGAAAAACTAGAAAAACAACAAGAAGTAGGACATCATTCAGGATTTGAACATCCTAATATTAAAGAGCGGATTTATCCAGAATTGATTTTTGATCAACCGTGCTCGATTATTTCGATTGCCTTAGCGTATCCAACTAAGATGACAAATGTACCAGAACGTGTTAAAGGTCAACGGCGCGGACAGTTTGCTAGAGCATCGTGGGGAACCGATTATCATGATATTTTGCGAGAAAAGATGGATCGTTTAATTGCCTATATCAAAGAAGAAGCTCAAGAAGAAGTGACCTTTAAACCAATGGTAGATACAGGAGAATTAATAGATGTTGCTGTTGCTCAACGTGCAGGGCTGGGATTTATTGGTAAAAATGGTTTGTTGATTACCGAAGAATTTGGTTCTTATGTATATTTAGGTGAAATTATTACGAATTTAGCTTTTGCCGCTGATGAACCAGTACCTAATGGCTGTGGCGATTGTACTCGATGCATCACAGGATGTCCGACGGATGCTCTACTGGGGGATGGACGAATGAATGCCAAGCGTTGTTTATCTTTCCAAACTCAAACTAAAGGAATGATGCCTTTAGAGTATCGTAAAAAGATGGGACATATTATTTATGGTTGTGATATTTGTCAGATGGTTTGTCCTTATAATAAAGGCAAAGATTTTCATTTTCATGAGGAGATGGAACCCATTCCTGAAGATGTTGCACCACTTTTACAACCTTTATTATCCATTAGCAATAAAGAATTTAAGCAGCGTTTTGGTGTAATGGCTGGATCGTGGCGTGGGAAGAAACCTATTCAACGGAATGCTATTATTGCATTGGCTAATTACCGTGATAAAACTGCTTTGCCAGAGTTGCTCAGATGTATTGCCGAAGATCCTAGACCTGTTATTCGTGGAACAGCTGCTTGGGCAGTTGGACAAATCGCAAGTCAGGAAGATGATGAGATTGTAAGCTTTTTAATAGAAGCCTTTCAAAAAGAAAGTGATGAGGAAGCTCAACTTGAGTTTCAACAAGCGATTACTAAATTGAAAGCGTAA
- a CDS encoding methyltransferase domain-containing protein, with amino-acid sequence MKKIELGIDFLTNNTALFQCPVCKNAFQEMRGNSFYCEKGHSFDVAKKGSLYFLAGGAKNEYDKEMLSSRFTIAQAGLFNPLLDQIYKVMNENALQGATLDVGCGEGSQLDYLTKLGLTGSKIGFDISKDAINLASSHFTSAFWCVADLAQSPFASHQYDTILNIFSPSNYQEFKRLLKHDGKLIKVIPNQDYLVELRKLFYQDQVDKQSYQNNDVLAKFNEHFPDSEVINCRYQFQLTEELFKDLVKMTPLGWGASPAAKEYANAHPLNFITIDVSILIG; translated from the coding sequence TTGAAAAAAATAGAACTAGGAATTGATTTTTTAACAAATAATACAGCACTTTTTCAATGTCCAGTCTGTAAAAATGCTTTTCAAGAAATGAGAGGCAATAGTTTTTATTGTGAAAAAGGTCATTCTTTTGATGTAGCTAAAAAAGGTTCTTTATATTTTTTGGCAGGTGGTGCTAAAAATGAATATGATAAAGAGATGCTAAGCTCACGGTTTACAATTGCTCAGGCAGGATTGTTTAATCCTTTATTGGATCAGATTTATAAAGTAATGAACGAGAATGCTTTGCAAGGAGCGACATTAGATGTTGGTTGTGGAGAAGGTTCACAATTAGACTATTTAACTAAATTAGGCTTAACGGGTTCTAAAATTGGTTTTGATATTTCTAAAGATGCCATTAATTTGGCTAGCAGTCACTTTACTAGTGCTTTTTGGTGTGTGGCTGACTTGGCTCAATCACCATTTGCATCTCATCAATATGATACAATTTTAAACATCTTTTCACCCTCCAATTATCAGGAGTTTAAACGTTTATTGAAGCATGATGGTAAATTAATCAAGGTAATTCCTAATCAGGACTATTTAGTTGAATTAAGAAAACTTTTTTATCAAGATCAAGTGGACAAACAAAGCTATCAAAATAATGACGTTTTAGCTAAGTTTAATGAACATTTTCCAGATTCAGAGGTGATTAATTGCCGCTATCAGTTCCAATTAACTGAAGAATTATTTAAAGATCTAGTTAAAATGACTCCCTTAGGTTGGGGTGCAAGTCCCGCTGCAAAAGAATATGCGAATGCTCATCCGTTGAATTTTATAACAATTGATGTTAGTATTTTGATTGGTTAA
- a CDS encoding iron-containing alcohol dehydrogenase: protein MNTEIANFNYYNPTKIIFGKNRIEELATLIPKGEKVLITYGGGSVVRFGTLDKVKAALSEFEVGEFGGIEANPTYETLMKAIELVKAENYTYLLAVGGGSVIDGTKFIAAGALFDRNPIHIFGAGLGDKDPITKALPFATVLTLPATGSEMNSGGVITFVEKKAKLGFGSGVTFPQFSILDPELTYTLPTRQLANGIIDSFVHIMEQYLTYPVGAMVQDRFAEGLLQTLIEIGPKVIEEDNHDYNLRANFMWTATNALNGTLSPGVPTDWASHSLGHEITALYHIDHARTLAIVLPSLMEIRKHEKLGKLVQYAERVWHIPTGTDDEKATQAIAKTREFFEILGAPTHFSDYELDSEVVDLLVGQLEKHDLTQLSERHDQTLDISREIYRNAL, encoded by the coding sequence ATGAATACTGAAATTGCAAATTTTAATTATTATAATCCAACAAAAATTATTTTTGGAAAAAATCGGATTGAAGAGTTAGCTACCTTAATTCCTAAAGGTGAAAAAGTACTTATTACTTATGGTGGCGGTAGCGTTGTTCGTTTCGGTACATTGGATAAAGTAAAAGCAGCTTTATCTGAATTTGAAGTTGGTGAATTTGGTGGCATTGAAGCCAATCCAACATATGAAACGTTGATGAAAGCTATCGAATTAGTTAAAGCTGAAAATTACACGTATTTATTAGCTGTTGGCGGTGGTTCTGTTATTGATGGTACAAAATTCATCGCAGCCGGCGCTTTATTCGATCGTAATCCTATTCATATTTTTGGTGCTGGATTAGGAGATAAAGACCCTATTACAAAAGCTTTGCCATTTGCTACTGTTTTAACGTTACCTGCAACAGGTTCAGAAATGAATAGTGGTGGTGTGATTACATTTGTTGAGAAAAAAGCAAAATTAGGCTTTGGTAGTGGCGTTACTTTCCCTCAATTTTCAATTTTGGATCCTGAGCTGACTTACACATTACCTACCCGTCAACTTGCAAATGGAATCATTGATTCATTTGTTCATATTATGGAACAATATCTAACTTATCCTGTTGGAGCGATGGTTCAAGATCGTTTTGCAGAAGGTTTGTTGCAAACCTTAATTGAAATTGGCCCTAAAGTAATTGAAGAAGATAATCATGATTATAATTTACGAGCAAACTTTATGTGGACTGCTACAAATGCTTTGAATGGCACTCTTTCTCCTGGAGTTCCTACTGACTGGGCTTCCCATAGCTTAGGTCATGAAATTACTGCACTTTACCATATTGATCATGCTCGTACACTTGCTATCGTTTTGCCTTCATTAATGGAGATTCGTAAACATGAAAAATTAGGCAAATTGGTTCAATATGCAGAACGCGTTTGGCATATTCCTACTGGTACTGATGATGAAAAAGCAACTCAAGCAATTGCCAAAACTCGTGAATTCTTTGAAATTTTAGGCGCACCTACTCATTTTAGTGATTATGAGTTAGATAGTGAAGTAGTTGATTTATTAGTAGGGCAACTAGAAAAACATGACTTAACGCAACTTTCCGAACGTCACGATCAAACTTTAGACATTAGCCGTGAAATTTATCGAAATGCTCTTTAA
- a CDS encoding TM2 domain-containing protein: MAKIIKIDAENGIITIGEKDSSVMEVSIESLEFEPRMGQFVEVFKTETDIIVHPAEEQNTQTNQSGEGININIVNDNNNASNGLVYASGKIVNKVVYIVLALLLGSIGAHKFYSGKILAGIIYILFSWTVIPALLGLIEGIIAAFKTPDSNGNIVV; the protein is encoded by the coding sequence ATGGCAAAAATCATTAAAATTGACGCTGAAAATGGGATTATCACTATCGGTGAAAAAGATAGTTCTGTTATGGAAGTAAGTATTGAAAGCCTTGAGTTTGAACCAAGAATGGGACAATTCGTTGAGGTTTTTAAAACAGAAACGGACATTATTGTTCATCCAGCAGAAGAACAAAACACACAAACGAATCAATCTGGCGAAGGAATTAACATTAATATTGTTAATGACAATAACAATGCATCAAACGGATTAGTTTATGCATCTGGAAAAATTGTTAATAAAGTTGTTTATATCGTTCTAGCACTTCTACTTGGTAGTATTGGCGCTCATAAATTCTATTCTGGTAAAATTTTAGCTGGTATTATATATATTCTATTTTCATGGACAGTTATACCTGCTTTACTTGGACTTATTGAAGGAATTATAGCAGCATTTAAAACACCTGATTCAAACGGAAATATTGTTGTTTAA
- the fucO gene encoding lactaldehyde reductase, with protein MVHRMILNETAYFGKGAIQSIPTEIAKRGFKKALVITDEDLLTFKVATKVTDLLDQKQQSYEVFAEIVPNPTMEIVSKGVAAFKVANADYILAVGGGSPIDTAKAIGVIVANPEHQDILSLEGEPGTKNPSVPILAVPTTSGTAAEVTINYVITDENQQRKFVCVDPHDIPKVAFVDSDMMMGMPTALCAATGMDALTHAIEGFITKGAWELTDMLHLKAIEIIGRSLRESVAGNQKGREDMALAQYVAGMGFSNVGLGLVHGMAHPLSAWYNVPHGVACATLLPTILNFNQEFTGEKYREIAVALGIENAADLPLTEVRQLAVKAVKQLGQDVGIPQTISELGVKADDLAAIAKDALADVCTGGNPRAASLADIEELYRSLLG; from the coding sequence ATGGTCCATCGGATGATTTTAAATGAAACAGCTTATTTTGGCAAAGGAGCCATTCAATCGATTCCAACAGAAATTGCGAAGCGTGGTTTTAAAAAAGCCTTAGTAATTACAGATGAAGATTTACTAACGTTTAAGGTTGCGACTAAAGTGACTGATTTATTAGATCAAAAGCAGCAAAGCTATGAAGTGTTTGCAGAAATTGTTCCTAATCCAACAATGGAGATTGTGAGTAAGGGGGTAGCTGCCTTTAAAGTGGCGAATGCCGATTATATTTTAGCAGTTGGTGGTGGTTCACCTATTGACACAGCAAAAGCTATTGGAGTAATTGTAGCGAATCCGGAACATCAAGATATTCTAAGTTTGGAAGGTGAGCCCGGCACGAAAAATCCTAGTGTGCCAATATTAGCCGTTCCAACAACGTCAGGAACGGCTGCTGAAGTAACGATTAATTACGTGATTACTGACGAAAATCAACAGCGTAAATTTGTTTGTGTGGATCCTCATGATATTCCAAAAGTTGCTTTTGTAGATAGCGATATGATGATGGGAATGCCAACAGCGTTGTGTGCAGCAACAGGAATGGATGCCTTGACACATGCAATTGAAGGTTTTATTACTAAAGGAGCTTGGGAGTTAACGGATATGCTCCATCTAAAAGCTATCGAAATCATTGGACGTTCATTGCGAGAATCGGTTGCTGGCAACCAAAAGGGGCGTGAAGATATGGCTCTAGCTCAATATGTTGCTGGAATGGGTTTTTCAAATGTCGGCTTGGGGTTAGTTCATGGGATGGCTCACCCTTTAAGTGCTTGGTACAACGTGCCACATGGTGTTGCTTGTGCAACGTTATTGCCAACTATTTTGAACTTCAATCAAGAGTTTACTGGTGAAAAATACCGTGAGATAGCGGTAGCTTTGGGAATTGAAAATGCAGCTGATCTGCCACTTACTGAAGTTCGCCAGTTAGCTGTTAAAGCGGTTAAACAGTTAGGGCAAGATGTAGGTATCCCTCAAACTATTTCTGAATTGGGAGTCAAGGCTGATGATTTAGCGGCAATTGCAAAAGATGCCTTGGCAGATGTTTGTACTGGAGGAAATCCTCGTGCGGCTAGTTTAGCTGATATTGAAGAATTGTATCGCTCATTATTAGGATAA
- the rhaM gene encoding L-rhamnose mutarotase, with translation MIKKAFKMKIYPDCHVEYQKRHDVLWPEMKAMLVKYGAQTYSIFLDEATSTLFAYLEIEDESLWSQTATTEINQKWWLYMADIMETNLDNSPNSIELTQVFDL, from the coding sequence GTGATTAAAAAAGCGTTTAAAATGAAGATTTATCCAGATTGTCATGTGGAATATCAAAAAAGACACGATGTTCTTTGGCCTGAGATGAAAGCAATGTTAGTGAAGTATGGGGCTCAGACTTACTCAATTTTCTTGGATGAAGCGACAAGTACTTTGTTTGCCTATCTGGAAATTGAAGATGAAAGTCTTTGGAGTCAAACGGCTACAACAGAAATTAATCAAAAATGGTGGCTGTATATGGCTGATATTATGGAAACGAATTTAGACAATAGTCCAAATTCAATAGAGTTAACGCAAGTTTTTGATTTATAA